From one Lolium rigidum isolate FL_2022 chromosome 4, APGP_CSIRO_Lrig_0.1, whole genome shotgun sequence genomic stretch:
- the LOC124649968 gene encoding uncharacterized protein LOC124649968 — translation MLLLRSHRPPCRLPLLHRITMSSSSSTTPAPASSAAADYHCRTKHSLTAGYARGPGRLDWANQPNPFLRFSPSSLIALPNPPPVPAGSPVHYPALFHSPPPPPRPLSLHSLSDLLFHSLALSAWKSAGASTWSLRVNPSSGNLHPTEAHVLFHHPEEEPRRLVLAHYAPRDHLLEIRTTGPTANPSALLPPPATALLALSSIFWREAWKYGERALRYCNHDVGHALAAVAVAAATLGWDARLLDGLSDQDLGRLVGVDKGCPAPPPPDSNVATSRGKAPWVERHHPDCALLLFPVGSEPEVDYARMSDALRGFDGLEWAGRANGLSKSHVVWDVIYRTAEAIKKHRPEPGEQFSVSPWRKSAELSEGLYKERTVQEVVRQRRSAVDMDGTHVMSKEQFYQMLLHCLPSGEVGPAERQGPQSALPFRVLPWDAEVHAALFVHRVSGLSKGLYFLVRNEDHFDTLRHAMRQDFEWARPEGCPDGLPLYRLLKGDCERLAMQISCLQDIASHGCFSLGMIARFEAVLRDKGEWMYPRLFWETGVLGQVLYLEAHAVGISATGIGCYFDDAVHEVLGLKDLEFQSLYHFTVGAPVLDKRIMSLPAYPGPGIDA, via the exons ATGCTCCTCCTTCGCTCCCACCGCCCCCCTtgccgccttcctctcctccaccgcatcaccatgtcctcctcctcctccaccaccccggCGCCGGCCTCGTCAGCGGCAGCGGACTACCACTGCCGCACCAAGCACAGCCTCACCGCCGGCTACGCGCGCGGCCCGGGCCGCCTCGACTGGGCCAACCAGCCCAACCCCTTCCTCCGCTTCTCCCCTTCCTCGCTAATCGCTCTCCCCAACCCGCCTCCGGTTCCGGCTGGCTCCCCCGTCCACTACCCGGCCCTCTTCCActccccgccgcctccgccgcggccgCTCTCGCTCCACTCCCTCTCCGACCTCCTCTTCCACTCGCTCGCCCTCTCCGCCTGGAAGTCCGCCGGCGCCTCCACGTGGTCCCTCCGCGTCAACCCCAGCAGCGGCAACCTCCACCCCACCGAGGCCCACGTCCTCTTccaccacccggaggaggagcccCGCCGTCTCGTCCTCGCCCACTACGCGCCCCGCGACCACCTCCTCGAGATTCGCACCACAGGCCCCACTGCCAACCCTTCGGCTCTGCTGCCACCGCCGGCGACCGCGCTCCTCGCGCTCTCGTCCATCTTCTGGCGGGAGGCTTGGAAGTACGGCGAACGGGCGCTGCGCTACTGCAACCACGACGTGGGCCACGCGCTGGCCGCCGTCGCGGTCGCCGCGGCCACGCTTGGGTGGGACGCCCGGTTGCTGGACGGCTTGTCCGACCAGGACCTTGGCAGGCTAGTGGGGGTGGACAAAGgctgccctgctcctcctcctccggacaGTAACGTGGCGACAAGCAGGGGCAAGGCGCCGTGGGTCGAGAGGCATCACCCGGATTGCGCTCTTCTTCTGTTCCCCGTGGGCTCGGAGCCGGAGGTGGACTACGCCAGGATGAGCGATGCTCTGAGGGGGTTTGATGGGTTGGAGTGGGCGGGCAGGGCGAATGGGCTCAGCAAGAGTCACGTGGTGTGGGATGTCATCTACCGCACGGCCGAGGCGATCAAGAAGCATCGTCCCGAGCCCGGCGAGCAGTTCTCGGTGAGCCCATGGCGCAAGAGTGCGGAGCTATCTGAAGGGCTGTATAAGGAACGTACGGTGCAGGAGGTGGTGCGGCAGCGGAGGAGTGCGGTTGACATGGATGGGACGCACGTGATGTCCAAGGAACAGTTTTACCAGATGCTGTTGCATTGCTTGCCTTCAGGTGAGGTTGGCCCGGCGGAGCGACAGGGACCGCAGAGCGCTCTACCATTCCGTGTGTTGCCGTGGGATGCAGAGGTGCATGCTGCGCTGTTCGTGCACCGTGTCTCGGGGCTGTCCAAGGGGCTGTACTTCTTGGTGAGGAACGAGGACCATTTTGATACGTTACGACATGCTATGAGACAGGACTTCGAGTGGGCTCGACCAGAGGGTTGCCCTGATGGCCTCCCACTGTATAGACTGTTGAAAGGAGACTGCGAGAGGTTGGCAATGCAGATTTCATGCTTGCAG GATATTGCCTCACATGGATGCTTTAGCCTTGGGATGATTGCACGATTTGAAGCTGTGCTGCGTGACAAAGGTGAATGGATGTATCCTCGTTTATTCTGGGAGACTGGTGTTCTTGGTCAAGTTCTCTACCTTGAGGCGCATGCTGTAGGAATATCTGCCACAGGGATTGGTTGCTACTTTGATGATGCCG TTCATGAGGTACTTGGTTTGAAAGATTTGGAGTTTCAAAGCTTGTACCATTTTACCGTTGGCGCCCCTGTACTTGACAAGCGGATTATGAGTCTCCCTGCCTACCCAGGTCCAGGGATTGATGCATGA